From the genome of Aspergillus fumigatus Af293 chromosome 1, whole genome shotgun sequence, one region includes:
- a CDS encoding MutS family protein MSH4: MRSLSCVSSFGDASSFTALTSRQDSDRPRTARPATTATSIASQDIICAISESRGVSSTVGLAFVNLSTAETVLCQICDSQTYAKTVTKIAVFEPTEILFMSSARESKLFYIIQENIPDTAYTFLDRRYWSEKAGHEHVDRLAFPQDVETIKITLGGNYFASCCLAAVLKYIELELNRVFTSHSLRIRFEPSQGSMSMDLSTIVSLELIQNLQNAKSEDSLLGLLNETLTPMGARLLRANILQPCTEKSKLLARYDAVEDLSTKEDMFISVRQALKGFIDADKVLTSLILAPTKRTFQYVEQSGNNVIMLKTYVSSINSIYKALATAQSSLLMTIRELCGPAGHRAIEQLIEETLNEHVTYQTKPLDLRNQRIYCVRAGVNSLLDVARQTYKEANVDAADLVAKVSESHNLTLDLKLDSARQYYISVSASEVKTLSGIFINIYRRKNRIECQTLDLVKLNQKIMDAHNEVINMSDQTIQSLINDVCSEISVLFKVSEAIAMLDMLAAFAELATCNEYIRPELTDVLAIKSGRHPIREKIHTKKFIPNDAYATQQSRFQIITGSNMSGKSTYIRSLALMTIMAQIGCFVPAEYASFPVMHQLFARVSTSDDLEANVSTFAAEMREMAFILRNIEPRSIVIVDELGRGTSTTDGLAIAIAIAEALIESHALVWFVTHFRDLALILAERNGVVSLHLAAEISPDISQMVMLYKIAEGPDTTQFYGLAVAKLVDLPPGVLERAQTVSEKLNRIAQRRHSRSKALMLSRKRNLLLSLREQLLQARNGTLEGDALREWLKELQDNFVLRMAAIEDETAEMNNEEVDYDSNTAPAESAQDNFGQLSS; encoded by the exons ATGAGATCATTGTCCTGTGTTTCCTCCTTTGGAGATGCTAGTTCTTTTACAGCTCTTACCTCTAGACAGGATAGCGACCGACCCCggacagcaaggccagcCACAACTGCTACAAGTATTGCATCTCAGGACATCATATGTGCAATCAGCGAGTCTAGAGGAGTATCATCAACTGTTGGGCTTGCATTCGTCAATCTTTCAACAGCCGAAACAGTGTTATGCCAGATCTGTGACAGTCAGACCTATGCCAAAACGGTCACCAAAATCGCTGTTTTTGAACCCACAGAGATCCTGTTCATGAGCTCTGCCAGAGAATCCAAACTCTTCTACATCATCCAGGAAAACATTCCAGATACTGCTTACACGTTCCTCGACCGCAGGTATTGGTCAGAGAAGGCTGGCCACGAACATGTGGATCGCCTGGCGTTTCCGCAAGATGTTGAAACAATCAAAATCACTCTTGGAGGAAACTACTTTGCATCGTGCTGCTTGGCTGCT GTGCTAAAGTACATCGAACTCGAGCTTAACCGGGTATTTACATCACATTCTCTGCGAATCAGATTTGAACCTTCTCAAGGCTCCATGTCAATGGACTTGTCAACCATAGTCTCACTTGAATTGATTCAGAATCTTCAGAATGCAAAATCGGAGGATAGCCTCCTTGGCCTACTCAATGAAACTTTGACTCCAATGGGTGCCAGGCTCCTTAGGGCCAACATTTTGCAGCCATGTACAGAGAAGTCGAAGTTGTTGGCAAGATACGACGCCGTCGAAGATCTTTCAACCAAAGAGGATATGTTTATCTCTGTCAGACAAG CCCTGAAAGGCTTCATCGATGCAGACAAAGTTTTGACGTCT ctcatcctcgctcCCACAAAACGCACCTTTCAATACGTGGAGCAATCAGGTAACAACGTCATCATGCTCAAAACGTATGTATCATCAATCAACTCAATATATAAAGCACTTGCGACAGCTCAGAGTAGCCTTCTCATGACTATACGAGAG TTATGTGGTCCAGCAGGCCACAGAGCAATAGAACAGCTTATTGAAGAGACATTGAATGAACATGTAACGTACCAGACCAAGCCACTTGATCTTAGAAATCAGCGTATATACTGCGTCAGG GCCGGAGTCAATAGTCTCCTCGATGTCGCACGGCAGACATATAAAGAAGCAAATGTAGATGCCGCGGACCTTGTGGCCAAAGTATCAG AATCGCACAACCTCACTCTAGACCTCAAGTTGGATTCGGCTCGTCAGTATTATATCAGTGTGTCCGCTTCGGAGGTAAAAACTCTCTCAGgaatcttcatcaacatatACCGCAGGAAAAATCGCATAGAATGCCAGACCCTTGACCTCGTCAAGCTGAACCAGAAGATTATGGACGCGCATAATGAGGTCATCAACATGAGTGATCAAACGATTCAAAGCCTTATCAACGATGTCTGCTCGGAAATATCCGTCCTTTTCAAAGTGAGCGAAGCTATAGCCATGCTCGATATGCTTGCTGCCTTTGCGGAGCTCGCCACTTGCAACGAATACATCCGGCCTGAATTGACGGATGTCCTTGCCATCAAATCTGGACGACACCCAATTCGTGAAAAGATCCATACGAAGAAGTTCATCCCCAATGACGCTTATGCAACGCAGCAATCGCGTTTCCAGATAATCACTGGCTCGAACATGAGCGGAAAATCCACTTATATCCGCTCACTTGCACTGATGACCATCATGGCCCAGATTGGCTGTTTCGTCCCAGCAGAATATGCATCCTTTCCGGTAATGCACCAGCTCTTCGCTCGGGTCTCTACATCCGACGATCTCGAGGCTAATGTCTCAACCTTCGCCGCGGAAATGCGCGAAATGGCGTTTATCCTCCGTAATATCGAGCCGCGGAGCATTGTGATTGTAGACGAACTCGGCCGGGGCACAAGTACTACTGATGGCCTTGcgatcgccatcgccattgcTGAAGCTCTCATCGAAAGCCACGCCCTCGTCTGGTTCGTTACGCATTTCCGTGACTTGGCTTTGATCCTGGCGGAGCGCAACGGCGTGGTCAGTCTCCATCTGGCCGCGGAAATATCGCCGGACATATCTCAGATGGTTATGCTTTACAAGATCGCAGAAGGACCAGACACAACGCAATTCTACGGCCTTGCGGTGGCAAAGCTCGTGGATCTGCCGCCAGGTGTGCTTGAACGTGCTCAGACGGTATCGGAGAAGTTGAACAGGATAGCACAACGCCGGCATAGCAGGTCCAAGGCGCTCATGCTATCACGTAAACGTAACCTACTTCTTTCGTTGAGAGAGCAGCTCTTACAAGCGCGCAACGGAACATTGGAAGGGGACGCTCTTCGAGAATGGCTGAAGGAATTGCAGGACAATTTTGTACTGCGTATGGCCGCCATCGAGGATGAGACCGCTGAGATGAACAATGAAGAAGTCGATTATGATTCAAATACTGCTCCGGCCGAAAGTGCGCAAGATAACTTTGGACAACTGTCTTCCTAG